The sequence CGTAGAGCTGATACATACTGTAACCTTGATTTTTAAAATAGCCCGTTGGATCACTGTGATTTGTTTCATGATATGTGAGACTCACTTGGTTGTGTGAAACAATGGTTTTTTCAGGCTTGTCAGGTATGTTGTATTGTAACAGCTTGCTAGCAGCGTAATAGGCATCATTAGCAATAGAGCGGGCAAATGAATCATAATCATGTGTCCGACACAATTCTACTTGGATAAATTTGGAATTGGCAGTAGGACCAGCACCCCAAACACCATAGTCAGTATTGTGAATATTGATAATTTCATTGTTATCGACAAAAGCGTGTACATAAGCCTCAACTCTAGGCCAATTGTTATTAAAAAAACTCACTTCATCTTCAGCTGTCGCATTATTATCAGCAGTTTCATGAATTACGATTCCTTCTGGCTTTCCGACACCATTTTCGTAAGGAAACCATTCACTAAAAGTCCCCTCCCGATTTTGAATTGTCGCCGGTTTGATCTGATTACTAATAATATAATCGTTGACTGTTTGAGCAGAAGCATTTTGTGTTGTCCCCATAAATAGAAAAGCCAAAAAACTCACTGCTAAAACAGCTATCCCTAGTTTTTTCTTCATTTTTCTATCCCCTTATAAGCTTTAAATTACTAGTAAAAATGCTTTATTACAAGCGCTGTAACAATAACTTAATATTAGGAATATTTTTTTACTTGCGGACAATTTGGCTCTTACTAAAAGTTGGTTAGCGTTAAATTGCCGTCGTCCGTTTTGTTTTGTAGATCAGTACTGTATTTATTTATTACGAACAAATCAAAATAGCGCCCATTCAGGCACCCCTAATGGACACCGAATAGACGCTATCAACTTTTAAATTAAAACCACTATCTAGTCCGGAATAGCAAAGAAAATTGGCTCAAATGTGAAATTATTCTTAGCAATTTATTGCTTAGAATAAGGCCGAGCTTGAAGACTTTGCCCGGTTTTGGTCTTAGCAAAGGCTCCAAGTCATGCCCACATTGTTCCAGCCAAATTTTCTTTGCTATGGAGGACGGAATTCTATCACTAATCTAATTTAAGAAAAAGTAAATCTGGATAAATATTATTATTTTTCAGTTTCATTTTCTTTTTCAGTCTGCTCTTCTTCAGGTTTAACTTGCACTAATGGCAATTCAATCTTAAAAACAGTCCCAGAACCAACGACGCTTTCAACCTCTAAGCTACCATGATAGATTTCAATCAAGCGTTTAGCGATAGAAAGCCCTAAACCGTTTCCTCCACGTTTTCTAGAGCGAGCCTTGTCAACTCTATAAAAACGATTGAAAATGCGTTTCAGGTCGTTTTTTGCGATTCCTAGGCCATAATCTTGGACTACCACCTCTAACAAAGCTGAGTTAGTTGAAGCAGCAAAATTGATTTCTTTGCGGTCGGCTGAATATTTGAAAGCATTATCCAGCAAAATTACCAATACTTGCTCCAAGTGATTACGGTAGATCTTAACTTCACTACCCTCACGGATATCGTCATCGAAATTGATCACAAAATCTGGATGCAACATTTTGAAGTCGTTTGCCACTTGCGTAAACAAAGGCTTAACTTCAGTTGTCTGCTCCAAATATGCACTGTCGATCTGTTCAACACGTGTAAGATCTAGCATCTCTTGAATCAAGGATTGCATACGTTTTAATTCTTGCAAAGAAGAATTGATTGAATCGTTCAACACTTCAGGATCATCTTTACCCCAGCGTTGCAACATACTCAAATGACCTTCCAACACAGCCACTGGCGTTCTTAATTCGTGTGAAACATCTTCCACGAACTCTTTTTGCTGATTAGTATATGCCTGCATACGGTCGAGCATCTTGTTGATATTAATAGTTAAATCATAAATTTCATCATTTCTCTTACGTAATTTAATACGAGAGTCTGAGTCTGGTTTCTTATTCAAGTCATCGATTGTTTTATTGATTTTCTTTAAATCGTTCAAAACCAAAGTAACAGCATAAAATGACAAAACAATTCCCAATAAAAAGACCACTACTCCACCAATAACCAATTTCAGAGTAAAATTATTGATTTCATTGACTGAAGCAACACTTTGGACAGTTCTCATTGCTAGAACACTGACAAAAATGTAAGCCAACAAAATTACAATAGAAATCAAAGCGGTCCATTTAAATCTAATCGAAATTCTCATCGACGCATCACATACCCTTTACCACGGACAGTAGAAATGTAACTAGGTGCACCGAGGCGATCGATTTTATTACGAAGGTATTTGATATAAACATCCACAACGTTAGTTTCAGTTGATGAACCTGTTCCCCAAACACGTTCTAATAAGTCATCACGACTCAAGACTGTGCCGACATTTTCCATCAAGGCACTCAACAAATCATATTCACGGCGAGTCAAATCGATCACTTCACCATTACGTTTCAATGTTTGAGTTGTCTTATCAATTACCAAATTCTTATATTTAAGCACTTGATCATTATTTCTCGTTACATCGATATCCAAATCGATTCGTCGTAACAATGCTCGAATGCGAGCTAGCAATTCTTCAATTGCAAAAGGCTTAACGATATAATCATCAGCCCCATGGTCTAATCCTGATACACGATCAATTATTGAATCACGTGCTGTCATCATAATAATTGGTGTGTTCTTTTCTTGACGAATACGACGGCAAACTTCGATACCATTCAACTCAGGAAGCATCAAATCTAGAAGAATTAAATCCCAATCTTCAGATAAAGCTGCGTCCAGTCCGGTTCTACCATCACGTTCAACAGTCACTTCGTAATTCTCATGTTGAAGTTCGAGTTGAACGAATTTTGCCATATTCTCTTCGTCTTCAATAACAAGTATTTTAGCCATACGTATCTCCTATACATAAAATATTAAATTATCTTTAATTATAGCTTAATCATTAATTAAAATGTGTCACGCTTTTGGCAATGCATTAATGATTTTAACATATAGCAAAAATTAAAAGAAGACAAGCTTTTATTTTATTTTTTTTTAAACATAAAAAAAGAGGCGATTTTTCGCCCCAATTTTAATATCAACTTATAATTATTGCTCTTCATACCAAGTATAGTGGAATGTACCTGGTTTGTCGTTTCTTTCATAAGTATGAGCACCAAAGTAATCTCTTTGAGCTTGAGTCAAATTAGCTGGCAATGTTTCTGAACGATATTGATCGTAGTATGAAATAGCAGCCATAAATCCAGAAACAGGAACACCTGCTTGAACAGCAAAACTAACAACGTCACGAACATCTGATTGATATTCTTTAACGATACCCTTGAAGTAATCGTCTAGTAGCAAGTTATCTAGTTTTGGATCTTCATCATAAGCATCAGTAATCTTTTGTAGGAATTGAGCACGAATGATACATCCAGCACGCCAGATTTGAGCAATCTTACCATAGTTAAGATCCCAATCATAGTGATCTGAAGCAGCTTTCATTTGAGCAAATCCTTGAGCATAACTGATAATCTTACTGAAGTACAAAGCTTTGCGGATCTTAGCAACTAAGTCGTCAACATCTTTAACAACTGGTTTTGTTTCAGGAGCAGGCAAAACCTTGCTTGCTTTAACACGTTCGTCTTTGTAGGCAGAAACGTAACGTGAGTAAACTGATTCAGTGATCAATGATTGTGGAACACCTAGTTCAAGAGCACTTTGTGAACTCCACTTACCAGTACCCTTGTTACCAGCTTTATCCATAATCTTATTAACGATGTAATCGTCAGTACCTTCGTCATCTTTTCTAGTTAAGATTTGTGAAGTAATGTCGATCAAGTAACTTGAAAGTTCACCCTTGTTCCAGTCTTGGAATACTTCGGCAATCTTTTCAACGTCATTGTTGAACAAGTGCTTCAACAAGTTGTAACTTTCAGCGATAAGTTCCATGTCACCGTATTCGATACCATTGTGAACCATCTTGACATAGTGACCAGCACCATTTGGTCCGATGTATGTAACACAAGGTGCGCCATCTTCGTCAGCTTTAGCAGAAATTTGTTCCAAAATAGGAGCAACTAAGTCATAAGCTTCCTTTTGACCACCTGGCATCAATGAAGGACCATGCAAGGCACCAAGTTCACCACCGGAAACACCCATACCGATGAAGTTGATTCCAGATTTATCCAAACGTTCATTACGTTCCATAGTATCTTCGAAGAATGTATTACCACCATCGATCAAGACATCACCCTTGTCCAACAAAGGCAATAGTTGCTTGATGACAGCATCAGTACCAGCACCAGCTTTAACCATCATCATAATACGACGTGGTTTTTCTAGTGAGTCAACGAAATCCTCAATTGTATAACTTGGTACCAATTTCTTGTCGGGATGTTCTTCAACAACCGCTTTAGTCTTTGAACCTGTACGATTGTAGATTGCTACTTCATATCCACGACTTTCAATGTTTAGGGCAAGATTCTTACCCATAACAGCCATACCGATAACACCAATTTGTGGTTTTGCCATTATAATAACTACCTCCGATTTTTGTTCTCATACCTATAGTAACAAAAAAATAAAAAAGGAGTATATAATTACTCCTTATCATCATTATTATTAAATAAATTTTTTAATTTGGCAAATTCTGGGTTAACGTGTTCTTCTTCTTTTTGACTCTTAAAGTCATCTTCAGAAATAACTTCCCAATTTTTACCTGAAGGCATAATATTCTCTTCCTTTTCCTTCTTAGTTAAAACTTTTGAAGGAATACTCAACAAAATATTATCGATCACTGATTCATAAACATTAATAGTTGGATTTTCATCATCCACGGGTATAACAACATTGTATTGTTCCAATTCTTCTTCATCGGCCACGCTATCAACGTTGTAAGCTTCATTAACTCGAACATCAACTGGTAATTTTACTGGCAACAAACTACGAGTTGAAGGAACAGTCAATGTAGTCTTGATTTTTACATCAGAAATAACTAAACCATTGTCATTGAATAATTGACCTTTGACAGAAACTTTGTCAGCGTCCAAAACATCCTCTGAACGTGTAGTTAATTCTTTAGTTAAATCGAGTTCTTCCTCAAATTCAAACGGTTTGTCTTTGTAGCGACGAACGTCTTGAACATCCCAATTTAGCATTAATTTACCCCTTTCATATAAGGCATTTTTCCAAAATCTTGTGTTTTTTTACTTTGAAGCTGAAATATTTGATCAGCTCTGACTTCTAATTCTAAAGTTTGGGCCTCTTTTTTGCCAACTTTAGTAATTAAATTAAAGTCTTTTTTGTGTTGGTTTAAATATTTACGACCATTTCCACTAAATCCTAATACTCGTAAATAAGGATTTTTATAAACATTATCAATCTCTTCAGATTGAATATTCATTAAAGTGTAAATCATCAAACGTCTCAAACGGGCTCTTGTGTAACGCTTTGACTTCACTCGGTCCAGGAAATCTTCAAAATCATTGCTGATCATAATTTCCTTTTTCAGCTTATATTCTAGTCCTTCGACCATTTGATAGATTGAATGAAGTTCTGGAATATCGGAATTTATGATTTGATAACGTAGATATGGATAAAAATCATCCCAAGTATACGTTTGATTTTTATTTATCAACTGATTAGTTAAATCAGGCACCTCAGAAGAAACAGAAGAACCTAATTTCAAATCAGTTCTAACGCTAGTAGCACTAAATCCACTTTTTCTAAGAATCGTTTGAAAATTAATTGGATAATGATTCTTCTCTATTTGTTGAACGTAATTTAAACCTAACATTTGATTAGGTAAATCAGCAATATCGATACCTAAACGCTGATAATACGAAGTTAAATTAGTAGCTGAATTTTGTTGATAATCTTGTTTGAATTGATTATCGGCTGTTAAAATCTTTTGAGCAATTTTGACAAAATCAAGCTCTTTTTCAGTTCCAAATACTAAGGTATCAATTTTTAATAAATTCAATAACTTCATAGCACCTTGAGCAAATAACTCTGCCGGTTGGACAGCAAAAGCTAGTGGTAATTCGATAACTAAATCAACGCCTAAATCAATTGCTAATCTAGCTCGATTCCACTTATCTAAAACAGCAAAATCACCCCGCTGTACAAAATTGCCTGACATCACGGCAATCAAGACATCAGGGTGATATTTTTGTTTGATCGTATCGATAAAAATTTTATGACCGTTATGAAACGGATTGAATTCGGCCACTACACCATAAACTTTTGTCATAGAAACCTCTATTTTTCAGCAGCAAAGAACCAACGAGTTGAATCATCTTTAACCTCTGAAGTACCAAATTCGGCACTGACTGAGACCTTTTTGAAGCCGATATCTTTTAAGATAGCTACAAATGTCTCAATCGGATAAGTTCTTTCTTTGTGCAATTCAGTATTAACTGAATAACCTTTGATTTTCTCATCCCAATTAAAGAACGTTAATTCATGTTCGATGCTGTGTGGATATTCACCTTCAAAACTATTCCACATAAAAGCGGAATCTTCAGTCCGATGGTTGAACATGTATCCAGGAAAGACTTCATCCATTTGATAAAGCGAATGTGCATCGAATAAGTATTTACCGCCATCATTTAAATGTTGTAAAGCCTGATTGAAGGCAATTGCTAGTTCATCTTCATCTTGTAAATAACAAATTGAATCATCAAAACAAGTGATAACGTCGTACTTATCAAAGTCATATAAATCCATCATATTACTAGGAATAAAGGGGATTTTTTGATTGGCTTTTTGAGCTTTTTGTTCAGCAATCTTCAACATCTGCTCAGAAAGATCAGTTCCAGTAACTTGAAATTTATCAGCCAACAGAATTGTTAAATCACCAGTTCCACAAGCTACATCCAATAATTTTTTATTGTCGCCTGTAACTTGTTTTTCGACGTACTGTGCCCACTTGCTATACAATGAATCATCCATCAATTCACTATAAACGCTGGCAAAAGAATTATAAATCATTATTCAGTTACCAAATCAGAAATATCAACTTCTGGAGCATCTGACCAAAGTTTTTCTAGATTGTAGAAATCACGTTTTTCAGATGTGAAGACGTGAATAACAACATCATGCAAGTCGATCAAAACCCATTCAGAGTTACGATTTCCTTCAACGTGACCAATTTCAATGTTATTTTCGCCTGCTTTATCCAAAACAGATTGCACAATAGCATCAACTTGACGTTGTGAACCGGCATCCATGATTACAAAGTAGTCAGCCATAATACTTACTTCGCTGATATTTAGAACTTTGATATCATTAGCGTGCTTTTCATCAGCTGCTTTCACAGCAATTTCCATCATTTTTTTTGAGTCCAAATTATAATTCTCCTTTTTTGATCCAGTAATTGTAACTAACAAAAGTTGCTGGATAAATTTCTTTATTTGTATCAACTAAATGTTGAATCGAATGTTTTAGTTCAAAAGTTACAGCACTATCAAGTGATTTTTCAGCATATTTTCTTGCTTCATCGATACCAGGAAAATCTCGACCTGGTTCAACAAAATCACCTACAAAGACACATTTGTCTACTTGTGTCATGTTTGTAGAGCCAACAGTGTGTCTTCTAATAGCGTTTAGTACATCTTCATCATAAATACCCAACTCATCCTTAATAATCTCAGCACCGACAATTCCGTGCCAAATAGCGTTATTAGCATGTAACAACTCTGGGTCTAAATGTTTTTTGTTAATTTCAGTAATAAATTCTTCATCGCTTCGTTCTTTTGCGTAGTCATGCAATAATCCAGCCAAACCAGCTCGATCTACATCGCCACCAAATTCGGCAGCTAAAGCACGTGAAGTTTTTTCAACCCGCAAACAATGATTATAACGAAAATCACTCAAGGTGTCTTTCATTCTGTTCAAAATGTCTGCTCGTTTCAATCCACTTTTGATGCCTTCGTAATTAAATTCACTCACGATAAAGCCCCCTATCCTTGATATACCAAGCTACATCATCAGGAACCAAATACTTAATTGATTGTCCCTGTTTGACTTTTTCTCGAATCATACTCGAACTAATTTCCAATTCCGGAGTATTTACCCAAAGTATAGGATACTTTGATTTTTCCTCAAAGCCTTTTCGACAAACTCCAACAAAATGTACCATTTGAATTAATTCATCAATATGAGACCATTTTGGCAAATTCTCTACCATGTCTCCTCCTATTATAAAGTAATACTCTGTATTAGGATTTAAGTCTTTGAGCATCTTGATTGTTTCAAAAGTATAGCTAACACCGCCGCGACGAATATCGGTCAAGTCCAAATCAAAATGCATGTTGTTACGAATAGCTAATTTGATCATTTCAATCCGATCATCGCTTTTAATATCAGGAATAGTCTTCTTGACGCCACGGTGAGGTGGAATTTTATCAGGCAAGAACAAAACTTTATCTAAACACAATTGTTCATAAACTTGTTCAGCTATCACTAAATGTCCTAAATGAATTGGATTAAAAGTGCCACCTAATATTCCGACGTGTCGCTTTGGCAAATTACTATGAAATTCTAATTTTTCTTTAGTTAATAATTGTTTTTGAGTATTCATAATTAGTCACTTAAATTACATTTTCTCTAATTCAATTGAATATTTACGATTTTTGATCTTTGAAGCTTTCTTATAGAAAACCATTTTGGAACCGATTGTTTGAATGTGAACGATACCTGAATCGAATTCGTTTAAAGCTTCGATTAGATCTTGTGGTTCAACCATTGTGTTTTGAAGCAAAGAAACTTTAATAAGTTCATTTTTTTCGATTAACATTTCCAATTGTTTAAGTAAGTTTTCAGTAATACCATCGCGACCTACTTGAATAACTGGCTTCATCGTTGCTGCTTGGCTTCTTAAATAACGGTTCTTTTTTCCTTTAATTATCATTAAATTCTCCTTAAATTATCGCATTACGGATTGATACGTGAACACCATCTGGGACGTAGGCTTTGACTTTAGTTCCAGCCGGAATTGTGACCCAACCTAAACCATAAATAACGATATCTGATTTTTCATGCGCTGAAAAGATTTGACTCTTGAATTTAGGGAATTCTTTGATATCAGTTGGTGGTGTCAAAATATCACCGAGATGTTTTTCATAAAATTCATCGGCATTTACGGTCTTCGTTCTGTGCAATGGCAATCCTTGGTTGACGTAGAAAGTTACATTAGTTCTTTCATTTAGAAAGTCCAAACGAGCTAAACCAGCCACAAAGATTGTTTGTCCATCACGCAATTGGAAAGTTGCAGGACGTAATGGCTTCTTAGGTGTCACTGTCTTCAAATCTTTGGCATTCAAGAAATGAGCTAATTGATAACGGTGAATAATTCCGGGTGTATCAACTAATGAATGACCATCATCCAAAGGAATATCGATTCGATCCAAAGTAGTTCCTGGGAATCGAGAAGTTGTGATCAAATCTTTGATATCAGAATTAGAACTAATAATTCGGTTGATCAAAGTTGATTTACCAGTATTAGTAGTTCCGACAACATAGACATCTTTTCCATCACGATATTTCTCGATCATGTCCATCAATTTATCGATGTTGATACCTTTGACAGCTGAAACCATAATTTGGTCAACTGATTTAATACCGTTTTCTTTGCTCTTTTGTTGCAACCAGTTCAAAAGACGATTTTGATTAACTGAAGCTGGTAATAAGTCGACTTTATTACCAACCATCAAAATCTTCTTGTCACCGACGAATCGTTGCAATCCGGGAATTACACTACCTTCGTAATCGAAAATATCAACTACGTTAACTACTAAGGCATCTTTTTGAGAAATTGAGTCTAACAACTTCAAAAAGTCGTCATCAGAAACATCAACGTCAGTGATTTCGTTGTAGTTACGAAGTCTGAAACATCTCTTGCAGAGTAATTCTTTTGAATCATCTTCGGTATATTTTTTCAAAGTAGAAGCTTGAACAAAACCTGGTTTGTCTTTATCTTCTGTTTGAAGTTTTGCACCACAACCTATGCAGTACAATTCATTATCTTCTGTCATTTAATGAATCCTTCCAGTATAAATTCTTATCACGCTTTTGCATTGCTTTTAAGATAGGACGTTCAAAAAATCTATTAATACGAGTCTTCTTGGCATCTGTCTTGACTAAGGGTTTGACTAGGACGGTCTTTAAGTTAGCCATGTTGCCTGCTAAAACATCGGTCATCACTTGATCACCAACAAATAAAACATTTTTAGGATCGATGTTTTCTTCTTTGAGATGCTTCATGATTACGAATGGCAAAGGTTTCACCGCACGTGCCACGATACTAACAGGCAAGTCTTTAACGGCCTTTTCTACACGTTCATAACTATTATTAGAAACAATCATCACTTCAATATTATTTTGGGCCATTAAATTCAGCCATTTACGCAATGATAAATCATACTCGTTACTATTCCATGGCAAAAGGGTATTATCCAAATCTGTCATGATCTTAGTAATATGTAGTTCTTGAAGATCTTCTACAGTCAGATCAGTAATTTTATCGAGCATAATATAGGGTTTAAACATAATTTAATCCTCGTCTTCGAATTAGTAAAAAAACGTAATTTGGGTTTATCCAAATTACGTTTTTAAAATTAAGCTAAAGCTTTCTTAGCTGTATCTACTAAACTTGTAAATGCTTTTGGATCTTCAATAGCAATTTGGGCCAACATCTTACGGTTAATGTCAACGTTAGCTAATTTCAAACCATGCATTAATTTGCTGTAACTGATTTCGTTCATTCTTGCAGCGGCATTGATTCTAGCAATCCATAACTTACGGAAATCGCGCTTAACTTGGCGACGATCACGGAATGCATAACGGTATGAAACCATGATTTGAGTATGAGCTGCTTTAAAAGTGATATGTTTTGAACCACGATATCCCTTAGCTAATTTTAAAACTTTCTTACGACGTTTGCGAGTTACTGTTCCACCTTTTACACGTGGCATAATGACTCCTCCTTTTGATTATAAAGAATAAATAATTAGTATGTTGCGAGCATGCGTTTCATACGTTTCAAATCACTTGAGCCTACCATACCTGGCTTAGCTAATTGACGACGTTGCTTCTTAGTCTTACCGTGGAAACGGTGACTTGTATATGCATGGCTTCTCTTCCAACCACCATTAGCAGTGATCTTAAATCTTTTTGCTGATGCGCGGTGTGTCTTTTGTTTAGGCATTGAAAATCCCTCCACTATTTCTTCTTTTTGTTATCTTTTGAGTTAATTGGATCAAGCATTAAGAACATACTACGACCGTCCATTTTTGGCTTAGTTGTTACTGTAGCAACATCCTTAGTCTTATCAGCGACGCGGTCCAAGACTTCCTTACCTATCTCTTTATGAGTAATTGCTCTACCCTTAAAGCGAAGAGAAACTTTGACCTTATCACCCTTAGCCAAAAACTTACGAGCATTATTAAGCTTTGTATTAAAGTCGTTTTCTTCAATAGTTGGGCTTAAACGTACTTCCTTAAGACTAACAGTTTTTTGTTTTTTACGTGCTTCACGATCTTTCTTTTGTAGATCGAACTTATATTTACCATAATCCATAATTCTGGCAACAGGTGGTTTAGCACCCGGTGACATTAGAACTAGGTCCATATTAGCAGCTTCAGCTAAACGTTGTGCCTCAGCCTTTGGTTTAACACCAACTTGATCCCCATTTTCAGAAATCAATCGTACTTCTTTTGCACGTATTTGATCATTTATTAATAAATCTCTTGCTATGAGTAGTCACCTCCGGAGTAATTTGGCCCACAAAAAAAGCGGGCTGCACAAGCATGCCCACTATATTATTTACGCAATCGTATTAACCTAGAGGCGAATGCATAGGTGAGAAGCGGGCGCTTCTGCTTAATCTCAACAGTTATTAACTATACCATAATAATGCCAAGTGTCAATATAACTTGTCAAAATAATATAATTAATTCGTTTTCAACTTTTCTAATTTAACATAATTCTTCATTCTTTACAATCAAGTTAACTCGACATTAATCCAAAACAGCCACGATTTTGCCTTCAGTTTGATGATTTTTGATCAATTGTAACCCATCTGGAATTTCTTCAAAACTGATTTGTTTGGTTATCAATGGATCAACAATTCCTTCAGATACTAATTTAACTAATGATTCGGCCATAACTGACAAATCATTGAGCTGACTAATACTGCCACCATTATGAGCTCCACCTAAATTAACGCTTAGTACGCTTTGACCTTTAACGGTTAAATCATAATTGGACAAATCAGGTGTGTTCAAAATATCAATAACCGCCCCATTATATGCCAATCTCGACAAATCTTTTTGAACTTCAACACCACCAACCAAATTGATGATCAAATCTACTCCAACGCCATCAGTTATCTTATTGATCTCTTCGGAAGTATTTTGCTTTTTATAATCAATCACAAAATCGGCACCAATTTTCTTAGCAAAGCTAACTTTCTTAGTCGAAACAGTTGT comes from Companilactobacillus pabuli and encodes:
- the yqeH gene encoding ribosome biogenesis GTPase YqeH, with amino-acid sequence MTEDNELYCIGCGAKLQTEDKDKPGFVQASTLKKYTEDDSKELLCKRCFRLRNYNEITDVDVSDDDFLKLLDSISQKDALVVNVVDIFDYEGSVIPGLQRFVGDKKILMVGNKVDLLPASVNQNRLLNWLQQKSKENGIKSVDQIMVSAVKGINIDKLMDMIEKYRDGKDVYVVGTTNTGKSTLINRIISSNSDIKDLITTSRFPGTTLDRIDIPLDDGHSLVDTPGIIHRYQLAHFLNAKDLKTVTPKKPLRPATFQLRDGQTIFVAGLARLDFLNERTNVTFYVNQGLPLHRTKTVNADEFYEKHLGDILTPPTDIKEFPKFKSQIFSAHEKSDIVIYGLGWVTIPAGTKVKAYVPDGVHVSIRNAII
- the rplT gene encoding 50S ribosomal protein L20, whose product is MPRVKGGTVTRKRRKKVLKLAKGYRGSKHITFKAAHTQIMVSYRYAFRDRRQVKRDFRKLWIARINAAARMNEISYSKLMHGLKLANVDINRKMLAQIAIEDPKAFTSLVDTAKKALA
- the infC gene encoding translation initiation factor IF-3 → MARDLLINDQIRAKEVRLISENGDQVGVKPKAEAQRLAEAANMDLVLMSPGAKPPVARIMDYGKYKFDLQKKDREARKKQKTVSLKEVRLSPTIEENDFNTKLNNARKFLAKGDKVKVSLRFKGRAITHKEIGKEVLDRVADKTKDVATVTTKPKMDGRSMFLMLDPINSKDNKKKK
- the rpmI gene encoding 50S ribosomal protein L35 is translated as MPKQKTHRASAKRFKITANGGWKRSHAYTSHRFHGKTKKQRRQLAKPGMVGSSDLKRMKRMLATY
- a CDS encoding YqeG family HAD IIIA-type phosphatase: MFKPYIMLDKITDLTVEDLQELHITKIMTDLDNTLLPWNSNEYDLSLRKWLNLMAQNNIEVMIVSNNSYERVEKAVKDLPVSIVARAVKPLPFVIMKHLKEENIDPKNVLFVGDQVMTDVLAGNMANLKTVLVKPLVKTDAKKTRINRFFERPILKAMQKRDKNLYWKDSLNDRR